The Allorhodopirellula heiligendammensis DNA segment CGACTCATCTGCATAAATCGCTTTGCCCGTTCACTCTGTGTCGGGCGAATTACCGAGCCTGAGACTCACTCGACCGCAGTTTCGGCCATTTCGCCCAGTGCACCGACGCCAATGCGATGGCAGAAATCGCCAAAGCACTCACCTGGCTGGTGATTCTCTTTAAAATGGATGAAAACAGGTCGCAGGGTAGCCACGATTTCACTACGTGGCACTTGATCTTTGTAAATTTCTGCCATTTGATTACCCAGCAAATTACCGCCGAGAAACACGGTGTAGCGGCCTTCACCAGACTTTCCGTCCACGCTACGACCGACCAAGCCGATGTCGGCGTTGTAGGGACGGGCACAGCCATTGGGGCATCCCGTCATGCGAATTGTGAATTGCTCCTCGGCAAGCCCCAACTCACTCAATTCCGCTTCGACTTCATCAATCACGCCGGGTAGGGCGCGCTCGCTCTCAGTAACCGCCAGCCCACAGGTGGGCAGCGCCGGGCACGCGAATGAGAATCGGCGGGCGTTGCTGATCTGCTCAATCCTGACGACGCCGTGATCTGCCAAAATCTGTTCGATCTCGCCCCGTTTTTCCGGCTCGATATCGCAGAGGATGATGTTCTGCTGCATTGTCAGACGGGCGTTGCTAACGTGCCCGTTGAAGAGCACCCGAAAACAAGACTTCAGTTGCAGTTTGCCTTCATCTTTAACGCGTCCGTTCTCGATCGGCAGTCCCAGAAACCACTTTCCGTCCCCTTGCTCGTGCCAACCCATGTGGTCGTTGTGTCCACTCACGTCGGCGGCATGCGGTTCGGGCAATGGACGCGGCACGCTGCCATCAGCGACACCGCAGATTGCCTCCGCCTGTGACAGGTATTCTTCGACTTTCTGACGGAATGCGGGAATGCCGAGATTGTTAATCAGGTACTTCATTCTCGCCTGGCTACGATCTTCGCGATTACCGAAGTCACGCTGAACGAGAATAATTGCGGTGATGATCGGGAGTAAGTGCTCCGTCTTCACGAAAGTTAGACGCTTGGCGAGCGCCGGAAAGCAATTTTTCTTACTGGGCGTGGTGCCCATACCGCCACCGGCCAGAATATTGAAACCAATCAGCTCGTCGCCCTCGGTTACTCCGAGCAGCCCGAGATCGTTGTCGTAAATGTCGATGCAATTGTCATCGCACAACGCCAATGCGATCTTAAACTTTCGCGGCAGGTACGCCTTTCCGTAGATGGGATCGGGTTCCGCCTCGACTGGCGGTCCGACAACCTGTTCCTTTTCACCAGTCTCTGGGTCTTTGACCCATATTTCGTGGTAAGCCTCAGTGGTGGGCTGGACATGAATCGCGATCTCATCAGCCAGTTTCTGAAGCTGGTCGCGAAGACCGTTGTGGCGCAGCGGTGCCGGGCAGCAGCAGATGTTCCGCGTCACATCGCCACAGGCCGACTTAGTCGAGAGCTTGATCTCATTGATGCGATGAATCACGCCCCACAAGTTATTCTTGACAACGCCGTGGAGCTGGATGCTCTGGCGGGTGGTGATCCGCATGGTGCCGTTGCCAAGTTCGTCGGCAATGTCGAGTTCACCGAGCATTTGCGCAGCGGTGATCTTGCCGCCGGGAATCCGGTTGCGAACCATGAACGAGTAGGCTTTTCCGAGACCTTCCTTCCGTCGCGACTTACGCAGGTCCCGGTCGTCCTGCTGGTAGGTACCATGAAACTTCAATAGCTTCGTGGTTCCATCGGCGACTTGGTCGGTCGTTGGGTCGGCGAGCTCGGCCACGATCGAACCACGCAGCCCGATGCTCTCTTCCTTGAGCAGCTCAATCTTGGACTTCTTAGGTTCTTCTTCACTCATCGACCAATTTCCTTCGTCTTGAAACGACGCGGGTTAACGAATATCTGCAAAACAGCTATATAGGGGCGCATGTTTCTAGGTTTTAGTCGATTCGCTGTCAAGATCGCGCGATTCGGTAAGAATTCCCCTTTATGTTGGCGGCCAAACCGCCATCCGTTCTCTCCCAGTCATTTCAAACTCGACCGACATGCCATACGAAGCGTCTGACTCTCAACTGCATCACCTCATCCGCGAGCGCATTTTGCTGCTCGATGGCGCCATGGGGACGATGATCCAGCGTTTCGGGCTGAGTGAAGCGGATGTGAGGGGTGACCGATTCGCTGACCACCACAAGGACCTCAAGAATTTCTCTGATATCCTCTGCCTGACGCATCCAGACAAAATCACGGATATCCACCGCGCTTACTTTGAAGCGGGCAGTGACATTGTCGAGACCAACTCGTTTGGCGCCTCTCCGGTTGGTATGGTTGAATTCGACCTACCTTTGGAACTGGTCGACGAGATCAATCACGCGGCGGTCCGCTGCGCTCGAATTGCTGCCGATGAGTGGACCGAGCGCACCCCCGACAAACCACGTTTTGTGGCTGGTTCCATCGGTCCAACGACGAAACAGCTGGCGATCAGCACGGAAGACGACCCCGCCCACCGAGGGGCGACGTTCGAACAGATGGTTGACAGCTACCGCGCCCAAGTTGACTCACTGGTTGCCGCGGGCGTGGACATTCTCTTGCCCGAAACGGCGATCGATACGCTGAACCTGAAGGCCTGCTTATTCGCAATTTCTGATTTCTACCAAGCCGGCGGCCGCCGTGTGCCGGTCATGGCCAGCGGTACCTTCGGCGACGGCGGTCGGACATTCGTCAGTGCTCAGACTGTCGAAGCATTTTGGACCGCGATCAATCACTTCCCCCTGTTGTCGGTGGGTATGAACTGTGCCCTCGGTCCCGATGTGATGCGAGCGCACATCGAAGAATTGTCCCACGTCGCCGAAATCCCTGTCTCCTGCCACCCGAACGCCGGCCTACCGAACGAGATGGGCGAGTTCGACCTCGGCCCCAAGGCGATGGCGGACAAGGTCGGCGAGTACGCTGATAACGGCTGGGTGAACATCCTCGGGGGATGCTGTGGAACGACGCCCGACCACATTCGCGCCATGGCCGAACGCATCAAGGGGCGGAAACCGAAGCAGGATTCCGTCGGCCCCGTCTATACGCGTCTGTCGGGCCAAATGCCGATGGCGATGCGACCGGAGATCCCCTTCACAATGGTCGGCGAACGTACCAACGTGATGGGCAGCAAGAAGTTTGCTCGTCTGATCCGCGACGAAAAGTACGAAGAGGCCGTTGAAATCGCGCGCGAGCAAGTGGAAAACGGTGCGACGATCATCGACGTCAATTTCGACGAAGGCATGCTCGACGGCGTCGAGGCGATGACGCGTTTCCTGCGATTGATCGCGGGCGATCACGTCGCGGCAGCTGTGCCTGTGATGATCGACAGTAGCAAGTGGGAAGTCCTCGAAGCAGGATTGCGGAACGTTCAGGGCAAGGCGATCGTGAACTCGATTTCGCTGAAGG contains these protein-coding regions:
- a CDS encoding NADPH-dependent assimilatory sulfite reductase hemoprotein subunit, with the protein product MSEEEPKKSKIELLKEESIGLRGSIVAELADPTTDQVADGTTKLLKFHGTYQQDDRDLRKSRRKEGLGKAYSFMVRNRIPGGKITAAQMLGELDIADELGNGTMRITTRQSIQLHGVVKNNLWGVIHRINEIKLSTKSACGDVTRNICCCPAPLRHNGLRDQLQKLADEIAIHVQPTTEAYHEIWVKDPETGEKEQVVGPPVEAEPDPIYGKAYLPRKFKIALALCDDNCIDIYDNDLGLLGVTEGDELIGFNILAGGGMGTTPSKKNCFPALAKRLTFVKTEHLLPIITAIILVQRDFGNREDRSQARMKYLINNLGIPAFRQKVEEYLSQAEAICGVADGSVPRPLPEPHAADVSGHNDHMGWHEQGDGKWFLGLPIENGRVKDEGKLQLKSCFRVLFNGHVSNARLTMQQNIILCDIEPEKRGEIEQILADHGVVRIEQISNARRFSFACPALPTCGLAVTESERALPGVIDEVEAELSELGLAEEQFTIRMTGCPNGCARPYNADIGLVGRSVDGKSGEGRYTVFLGGNLLGNQMAEIYKDQVPRSEIVATLRPVFIHFKENHQPGECFGDFCHRIGVGALGEMAETAVE